In Zerene cesonia ecotype Mississippi chromosome 20, Zerene_cesonia_1.1, whole genome shotgun sequence, the genomic stretch TTGTTAAACTTAAAAACCCTAGTTACCTATGCAGGAAGCATTACTGGacatttgtttacaatattacttCATACCTTTACGACACACTGATTAATGGCATTATATGTACTGATTTACATTCGCGTGTACGTGATTTATGTGAATTAGGGCTTCTGTATCGATTAActatgtaggtacctatattGTATAACCAAGGATGAAACGTACATAATGAGTttcacaaaacatttttattcgaCGAGATGTCCAAAAGATCATGTcggttaattattaaacatttcatagCTTATATTTCTGTGAGATGGATGAAGATGATTAAAGTAACATTACATATACAATAACTATATCTGAATATACGCGTACCACgtcttatttcatatttatcctTGTTTATGTGTAATGTTCATTGCGTGAGTTATACCAATaggtatgttaaaataaaattggagaCATGAAACATTACATTAACATTCTATTGCAGGAAATTTCTTACGGCAATATAATGTCAGAATTATcaacaaaaaacaacatacAACTTAAACATCTTACCTAAAGCTTTTCCAATATTCCATTTGGAGCCAGAAGTGCTCTAGCCGCGAGCGTCTTAACTTCAGCGAAACAAAAGCAAGCGAAGCCTTGAAAAGATCTAGTATACCTTAGTTATAGAGATAAAATGTCACCACACAATGGATCATTGAACTTCTAAATGCGATATTTTCCAACAATACGTTGTAAAAGGTATATCGCTATGGGAAGGCGCGTAAAGGCCGCGACAAAGGTTAATGGGGTCCTTCCTCATATGCACTGGATATGGGTTATGAAATGGCTTTTCATATATGGgtataataatctaatattgcttgagatatttttaattaacgtgATTATTGTTATGGAACCTTCGGTCTTAGTTTATTACGGTATACTAATTGGATAATGACGCAAATAACACATGGTAGTGCATTCATGAAGAATAATGTTTGCGCggtaaatttacaattttatttacggTTATTTTAATGATCATTTATATGTTCCTTACcatgtatatttctatttgGAGTTTACATGAACGAACAGTAGGCGATAAATATCAACCTACACGAGACAGACATACATCAGAACAATGGAAAGAAGAGAAAGTTAGGAAAGAGGTACATGGTAAAGAcctaaaatttatgtaaatatattcaaaatgtattataatattcatgaatacattttaaaagatattaatttcGCGGACCGATAAAATCACAATTCTCGAAATGAGACTTTTTGAAGTCTAAAAAGGGGATGTTCTAAATTAGACTAGTTTTTTTGGTTTACCTCTCAACTTTTGACTAggtcaaccgattttgatgattcaaaTGATGAGACCTTCCGAATGGTccaattttaactttttagttCTGAAGGCGGGTTATTCCTGGTATCTACGTGTACGTACGTACCTATCTACGTGTTAATATACTAGCTGGCAATTTTAACGGAATCTTAGCATCGTACTAACGTTTCCGTGCTGCAACTATGTCGAGTTAATTAAAGCGCTGCGACCTGAAATAGATCTAATAAGCgtgtcttttgttttttaacaacTAAAAGCAAGAGATCTCAACAGCTCGTCTCGTGGCGTCTCGTCAGTCACCACGCGTGTGTAATGTGGCATGAAATCGCTTCCACTCATGCGATGTATTGCTCATTTCGGtgtagtaaaaatttattggagacattttttatgttattttttttcatcttgTTAGGAATATTGCTGGGGCGCGTAAGAAGTTACGGTGGACTTTTGGACAAAAAATTTCCTTCATAATTTTACGGGCTCTCGCACGACAATGTCGAAAGCATGTTTTACCAGAGATAGAATTCTCAAGATGGAGATAGGGTGCGGTGacgaaaaaatattagaaaatattatattgggcactttaatgcaaatattcatttattcaatccCGGCAAACACAGTTCTGActtactcttataattttGGGGTATGTTggcgattctcagacctacaagaatttcatatataatgtcatttaaacgtctatttcatataatataaggaTATTATAGGGTTTTCCAATAAGCACAGTTggtatgataaaaattttatgacgaatataataaatatttttagttagaATGAGCAATTTGCATCCAtgaatgaattgaaatttCTTATCCTTGGTTGTAAGGGTATCCTGATACATGTTCTGTGTCAATATACACTTACTTTCACTGTCAgctaacatttaataaaaaaaaagtatattgtgGTGAAGatcaaaaaaatcatttgccatgaataaatttgtatattatgacattgttaatattttaactagctCACAAGAATAACTTGTATTGTTAAGTgttcatttctttatataacaaatttcccTATACATAAATGCTGTTATGTATACATGTAAATATGAGCATACTTTATTTGGTATAAAAGAATTTCCACTTTTTCATAATTGACTATCAATTGTTGTAAAACAACCTAGTGTTCATTTCACAATCCTGCCgaaaattactgttttattttgatcaaGTCTCTATTTTTGATCATCTATACCCAATAAAGGATATTATATGATaagctttgtttttaataaaataacatgatgTTAAAAACTCTAATACCCTAGTAATCTATTTATCTTACAGGTTTGTTATTCTGGATGCCatctataaaatgtattatataatgtaatattttgatttatataagcCTGATAAGCCcgcatttctttttttaaattaacacaatattcaatataaataaaagtaacgtACCTTCAGACGAGAATCGAGATTTACTTTCAGACGTTTCGgtcacaatttataaaatttactactACTGCTGgatactatttaataaacaatgtagaaacacaattttaagtatagtttaatacatattttatactgtttCCATTcacaattttcataaacacACAATTCCTAAAATCAAACAAGCAAGCAACGGCTTCTATCACCACGACCACTCGGAAGACAGAAGTTGACATTTGGATTTTGGGCTTTGGCAGTCGGCAGTCCGATGACGGATCGGTACATAGACTATACATGTCTTCGGTCACAGTGTTAAATTCTAGCATTTCGggaagttattatttttttattgaatagttaaaaagatttcattttaatactattattaatttctccTTTGCTCTCGTGgaaaatcctttcctttagCGAATATCGCATTTGCTGTGGCCCTGTCAAAGAGTAGATAAATATGGCCTTATATCTGCAAATGTTAATCTGTGTATCAGTTGCCcgcaattacaaaataaaataaatcgtcGAGTCACAAAAGGAATACCGAACACAAATGTGTAAACGCACCATAAATGTCAGATCCAAgtgtttctatttataattttcattggtTTTCGTTCTCCAATTTCCAATTTCCACACAAACGTCAACTTGTCAGAAGCAGTAGATCAAAATAtgtaatctattttttaacCACTTTTGACATTGcgataaagaaaaatgtacaaaattagattaaaacttgattttaattttgaattgctTGTTATGGTTTAAAGTGTATCTTTATTCTATACAATTCACTTGACTACTCTCTCATGTTATAATAAGTAGTGTTTTAATCaacttatcttaatatataattaacataggCATAAGAAGTCATTTGTTCCCtgtgataacattttattcgaacgaaatatgttttaaatatattactagaAGCGATGTTCAAAATGGAACCAGATTCAACAACGTAtgatatttcaaattcatCAAAAGATGTTTCTTTTCCATTTTGTGTGGGACAGTGGTATGCATTAAcaacataatttgtattatattcatttaagtgtaatgatttatgttttaacttttaacttttGAACTGCAGCAATCTTTCActatacaaacattttgtcAGTGGTGAAAAGAATACAGAGATACAATTAATTGAGCGGTTACAAACATTTGGCTTACTTCCCAAAACCATACTATGCCTGGAAAACAAACCAACGTGTAAAGTGATGTGTAAATCTGCAAGAGTAGTGGACaggtttgttttatatttctcatACAAATCcttgtatacatatatgcatGTTATGTCTATctactcatttatttatatgtatttctgtAAGAGCTGTCATGGTCCAGGAGTTTAGACCTTGGGGTCGGTTGTCATAAAGCAATTCCCAAACCTGTTGTTATGAAGACactaaatgctttataatgaaaaatattttcagagTGCAATGGATATGCGAGGGATGCAAAAGGAAGCAACCAATCAGAATAGGGTCCTTCTTCTACAGGCTTCAATGTACTATGGTACAGGCTCTGCAGATGATACTAGCTTGGTGTGAAGATGCAGATGTGCATGTGGCTGCTGAGTtttttggtattattttttatttatttttagtgatttaaatattgaatcttaaattaatttaatcctttaattcattgtaaaaaatttttgctctcaatattttatttaaatctatatatgattttaattaattgatatgatAAATCTCTGAGCATCTAAAATTTGTATTGCGATAAAGGATTCAGATTTTACGTAGTTCCCCATTGatggtacattttttttttaattaatagactATAGTTACTTCGtgtcatttattattcacaaatacctaatgttttattgtattacatgCTGGCAAAATTAGTATTAAGGTGAGTATATTACAATACCAACAACATCATTTGAATTCACTTAATTCATAccaagtaatataaatttagctATTTTTATGTTCGAAATTTACCACCATATTCCCATCTCTTCATTAGATAACACTTATGACATCACATTAGGTACTTTCTTAAAAAGCCTTCAGTTAAAAAATGCaggaattttattacatactctTATAAGTTTATGTATAcaaatctataaatacatttgttcatttatttatcaaaccaccaatatgtatatagttatGTTTTGATATGTAAATACACTAGCTGTTTCCCACAGGGtttcttgaaaattatttcctaGAGAGAGTGGGATGCTTTATTGCTCTGTCCTGGCTGTAAAAAGTAGTCTATTTATACTCTGTTCTCTTTAGTCTctccaaacacaaaaatctaACGAAAACACTCTGTTGCAATGTAAAAGAAAGacaagtaaataaacaaactgtgTATATGATATTGTACGAATTGAATGGTGTGGATAAATAACCTGTTTCAGATGTAAAACCGCGAGTAGCAGTAGCTATCTACGACAAGTTAGATGAGCTTACAGCATCCGAGCTAAGTAATACCAAGCTTGGCGGCGAAGATGCTGTGGTATTGTCGGAAATGTACCCAGATTGCTTGAATAGATTGTCTCCCGATACCACTGACCAGCCACATGTACACCAGATATTAATGATGGCAGATACTAAGGTAAATTAAGAATTTGTGACCAAATTATATAAGTTGATACATTTGATTTaggataaaaagaaatatatagacTGT encodes the following:
- the LOC119835226 gene encoding uncharacterized protein LOC119835226, whose translation is MFKMEPDSTTYDISNSSKDVSFPFCVGQCNLSLYKHFVSGEKNTEIQLIERLQTFGLLPKTILCLENKPTCKVMCKSARVVDRVQWICEGCKRKQPIRIGSFFYRLQCTMVQALQMILAWCEDADVHVAAEFFDVKPRVAVAIYDKLDELTASELSNTKLGGEDAVVLSEMYPDCLNRLSPDTTDQPHVHQILMMADTKHIPTHYRFHVMKNHLKKVSNSCNEESLQEEVENTLSSVTHGNSLVVSGNNIPIVDGTASIAQLVQHCDVEMQHFLSNRIWSQAITLCNASRDLCSGGPSLLCASTVQRYLDTSLYRLRYGDGFYEHMLKIIANKFTDKYEICKEE